In a genomic window of Demequina muriae:
- a CDS encoding sterol carrier family protein, which produces MATPKTPRRRIDPDEGRAALHMWSSGQREAELHPGGLALAQDATSGIERATLATAVRFTLEELASRAPGQALEVRVPPFGATQCIEGPAHRRGTPPAVVEVSPDVWLGLVTGRVSWADAVAAGEVDASGERSDLSAHLPIDVL; this is translated from the coding sequence ATGGCTACTCCCAAGACCCCCCGTCGACGGATCGACCCGGACGAGGGCCGCGCGGCCCTCCACATGTGGAGTTCGGGCCAGCGTGAGGCGGAGCTGCATCCCGGCGGCCTGGCGCTCGCTCAGGACGCGACGTCCGGCATCGAACGTGCGACCCTCGCGACGGCCGTGAGGTTCACGCTCGAGGAGCTCGCCTCTCGCGCCCCCGGTCAGGCCCTCGAGGTGCGCGTGCCCCCCTTCGGTGCGACGCAGTGCATCGAGGGGCCGGCCCACCGGCGCGGCACCCCGCCGGCCGTGGTGGAGGTGAGCCCGGACGTGTGGCTCGGCCTCGTCACCGGTCGCGTCTCATGGGCCGATGCGGTCGCGGCCGGCGAGGTCGACGCGTCAGGGGAGCGCTCGGACCTGTCCGCGCATCTCCCCATCGATGTGCTCTGA
- the purL gene encoding phosphoribosylformylglycinamidine synthase subunit PurL codes for MTDAPVRQPDHALDTVDAAAAAPDQEMPYAALGLKPDEYADIVSLLGRRPTAAELAMYSVMWSEHCSYKSSKIHLKQFGEKTTEAMKERLMVGMGENAGVVDIGDGWAVTFKVESHNHPSYVEPHQGAATGVGGIVRDILAMGARPVAAMDELRFGAIDHPDTARVLHGVVSGVGSYGNSLGLPNIGGGSLFDSGFQGNPLVNALCVGVMKHEDIHLASAEGVGNKVVLFGARTGGDGIGGASILASETFEDGVPAKRPSVQVGDPFMEKVLIECCLELFRADVVQGIQDLGAAGISCATSELASNGSGGMHVWLDDVLLRDPSLNAGEILMSESQERMMAVVTPDKLEQFMEIAAKWDIESSVVGEVNDSGRLTIDHHGQRIVDVDPRTVAHEGPTYDRPYARPAWMDALQADHAADALALPSSGDDLRAAVLALMSSPNLADRSWITDQYDRYVQGNTALARPDTVGVVRVDEETGRGVAIATRSNDRFTKLDPYEGARQSVVAAYRAVAIAGATPTAITDGLNFGSPEDPDAMWQFVEAIRGLADVCAELGVPVTGGNVSLYNGTGEPGRIDSSINPTAIVGMLGIFDTVDRATPSGWRKGGQLLYLLGTTAAELDGSRFAEAHGHLGGLPPAIDIEAEKVLAEVMVSASRDGLIDAAREVGDGGLAAAVAQGALRYDVGARIVLDEIVERDGVTPAEALFSESQGRVLVALPREEEARLVAMLEARGVPAIRLGVTDDGADASLDVQDQFSLPLAELRRVWEAPLRARFA; via the coding sequence ATGACCGACGCCCCCGTCCGCCAGCCCGATCACGCCCTCGACACCGTCGACGCCGCCGCCGCCGCTCCTGACCAGGAGATGCCGTACGCGGCGCTGGGCCTCAAGCCCGACGAGTACGCGGACATCGTCTCTCTGCTGGGCCGCCGCCCCACCGCCGCCGAGCTCGCGATGTACTCCGTGATGTGGTCGGAGCACTGCAGCTACAAGTCCTCGAAGATCCACCTCAAGCAGTTCGGCGAGAAGACCACCGAGGCGATGAAGGAACGCCTGATGGTCGGCATGGGCGAGAACGCCGGCGTGGTGGACATCGGCGATGGCTGGGCCGTGACGTTCAAGGTCGAGTCGCACAATCACCCCTCGTACGTCGAGCCCCACCAGGGCGCCGCGACCGGCGTGGGCGGCATCGTGCGCGACATCCTCGCGATGGGCGCGCGCCCCGTGGCCGCGATGGACGAGCTGCGGTTCGGCGCCATCGACCACCCCGACACCGCCCGCGTGCTGCACGGCGTCGTGAGCGGCGTGGGCTCCTATGGCAACTCCCTGGGCCTGCCCAACATCGGCGGCGGCTCGCTGTTCGATTCCGGCTTCCAGGGCAACCCGTTGGTCAACGCGTTGTGCGTGGGCGTCATGAAGCACGAGGACATCCACTTGGCCTCCGCCGAGGGCGTGGGCAACAAGGTGGTGCTGTTCGGCGCTCGCACGGGCGGCGACGGCATCGGCGGCGCCAGCATCTTGGCGTCCGAGACCTTCGAGGATGGCGTGCCCGCCAAGCGGCCCAGCGTCCAGGTGGGCGACCCGTTCATGGAGAAGGTGCTGATCGAGTGCTGCCTCGAGCTGTTCCGTGCGGACGTAGTCCAGGGCATCCAGGACCTGGGCGCCGCGGGCATCTCGTGCGCCACGTCCGAGCTCGCCTCCAACGGCTCGGGCGGCATGCACGTGTGGCTCGACGACGTGCTGCTGCGCGACCCGTCGCTGAACGCGGGCGAGATCCTCATGTCCGAGTCGCAGGAACGCATGATGGCGGTCGTCACACCGGACAAGCTCGAACAGTTCATGGAGATCGCCGCCAAGTGGGACATCGAGTCCTCCGTGGTGGGCGAGGTCAATGACTCGGGCCGCCTCACCATCGACCACCACGGTCAGCGGATCGTCGACGTCGATCCGCGCACCGTCGCCCACGAGGGGCCTACCTATGACCGGCCCTACGCGCGGCCGGCCTGGATGGACGCCCTGCAGGCGGACCACGCGGCCGATGCGCTCGCCCTGCCTTCGTCTGGGGACGACTTGCGGGCCGCCGTGCTCGCGCTGATGAGCTCGCCCAACCTCGCGGACCGCAGCTGGATCACCGACCAGTACGACCGCTACGTCCAGGGCAACACCGCGCTCGCTCGCCCCGACACCGTGGGCGTGGTGCGCGTGGACGAGGAGACGGGACGCGGCGTCGCGATCGCGACCCGGTCGAACGACCGCTTCACCAAGCTCGACCCGTACGAGGGTGCCCGCCAGTCCGTCGTCGCCGCGTACCGCGCGGTCGCGATCGCCGGGGCGACGCCCACGGCCATCACCGACGGTCTCAACTTCGGCTCGCCGGAAGACCCGGACGCCATGTGGCAGTTCGTCGAGGCCATTCGCGGGCTGGCCGATGTGTGCGCCGAGCTGGGCGTGCCCGTGACCGGCGGCAACGTGAGCCTCTACAACGGCACCGGAGAGCCCGGGCGCATCGACAGCTCGATCAACCCCACCGCAATCGTGGGGATGCTCGGCATCTTCGACACCGTGGATCGGGCGACGCCCAGCGGCTGGCGCAAGGGAGGCCAGCTGCTCTACCTGCTGGGCACCACGGCGGCCGAACTCGACGGTTCGCGCTTCGCGGAGGCGCACGGCCACCTGGGCGGGCTGCCGCCCGCCATCGACATCGAGGCCGAGAAGGTGCTGGCCGAGGTGATGGTGTCCGCATCCCGCGACGGGCTCATCGACGCCGCTCGCGAGGTGGGGGACGGCGGCCTCGCCGCGGCCGTCGCTCAGGGCGCGCTGCGCTACGACGTGGGCGCGCGCATCGTTCTGGACGAGATCGTCGAGCGCGACGGCGTCACGCCCGCCGAGGCACTGTTCTCCGAGAGCCAGGGCCGCGTGCTCGTGGCGCTGCCGCGCGAGGAGGAGGCGCGGCTGGTGGCCATGCTCGAGGCTCGCGGCGTGCCCGCGATCCGACTCGGCGTGACCGACGACGGCGCCGACGCCTCGCTGGACGTGCAGGACCAATTCTCGCTGCCGCTCGCGGAGCTGCGCCGCGTGTGGGAGGCGCCCCTGCGCGCGCGCTTCGCGTGA